The DNA region tcaaaattaacagctaggaaaataaaaagaagcacAGCTTAATTTTTATTAGAGCTTTGAGGATAAGGGAACCGTAAAGCTTTCGAACTAAccctttaaaattttattgtatttctattgttatcattattatgttAACATGCATGTTCAATTTTGGCCATTTAATTATTGGTTAAATGCCATTTAGGCGCTTTGCATGgttcttgaatcatctttctcatGTGGAACAGGTACTCATAGATATGTGGGATCTAacatgttttctgttttgcatgtgaaTACAAATCTCCCACAAAAACTCCCTTCTAGCGTCATTATAAGACCTTCATTTCTGGTTTGAGCCATAAAAAAATGTGCTCTATCAGTAGTCACATGCAGTCTCAGACTGACTATTTAATCACTGTTTACGTGCAATAATTGCGAGTCACAATATATTGGCGAGTCACAACTATGTGGTACAGTCACGCGTctgtttgttccttttttttccaccaaaacTTAGATATCACCCCAGCAAACCGAATAAAGAATCACACCGAAAAtcgtaaaaaacaaaataatcgAATGTAACTTAGAATTCATGGGCGACTCAagtttgtggtattttttctgaaaagtaGCTTTTTTCGTCCACTTGAATCAATCGCTATCTGCACGGGCATGTTGCAGAAGTCAAGAATGGGAGTTTCATGACCTTACCAAACAAATATGTGCATTTTCAGCAAGTCGCATTTGAAACCCAATCATCGATAAAACGAGCGACGATGCATAGGTAGGGGAATTATTTTAGATTGATGCCGTAGGTCTTGTGATTAGCTGTTCCAATATCTGCTTGTGCCAAACGGAAATTTCAATCGCTTTGTACAGACTTCAATAGTTTCTGAAGAGGAAATGGCAGGAATAATATTGAATAGTGTTTTTAAGGCCACTATTGGCTTTCTTATAAGTAAAGGCCGTGATCTGTTGGCAGAGAAGCTTAAGGATGGAGATGTGACGGATGAAAAGTTTCGTGATTGGATTGTGCGAGAAATCGATGCCGTCAACTCAAAGTTGGATTCCATAGCTTGGAAGGATCTTGGGGCAAGCATTAACTTCTTTAAAGAAGGAATCGTGCTAATGTATGTGGTTTTGGAAAAATCCACGACTGAAGAAGCCATGGAGATTGAGGAAAAGGCGAATAATAATGACGTTTGGAGTACTCACCACTGTGCGTCAAAATTCAATTTCGTCTcctgagggaataaaaaaaagcacAGAACTGACCGATCCTGACAAATTGTCGCAAAAAGCATTGTCTGAggcaaaaaaaagatttaaggATGCTCGCAAGAAAGCAACCGAGGCCGTCAGTAACAAAGCCTTACGTCCGACTGTTCGAATATTGGCCATGGAGTACCTAGTTTTGGCTACAATATTAGAGAATGCAGACAGCCCAAGCATTGCATTGCCCCTTTGTAGATATCACTTGGAGGAGCTTCACTCGATGGCGGTAGTTCAGAAGACCTTTCAAGAAAGAGTCAAGAGGAGCTTCAAGTCTCGACTAAGCAAGAATGACCGTAACGAAGTTATCTCAGGTGTTCGTCGCATTAATCATGCTGTGTTAGCAATCGCTCATATGGTTGGTGATCACAGATCCGCGCTCCTGGACTGGCCGTGCATTACTATTAAGGAGGAGAAGATTGACCCTGTACGTGACGCGAGGATTGTAAACAGGTTGAAGAAACTCCAGGTGAATAATGAGGTCCCCGAACTACCTGCTCTATACAGAACTAAGGAAAAGTCTACAGGACAGTTTACTCTTTTAGACATCCGGAGCGGTGAAATAAAAACGTTGATAGTGATGAAGATCAATTTTGCTCTTCCGTCGTGTCAATTAGTGAACAAGCAACGTTGAAAGTTCAGTGCGTGGAACCGACTGCGGAACAAAGCAGAATGTCCCTTTTGGTGGACACAACTGACGCAAGGTACCTTTCTAACATCCAAGGAGTGTTAAGCAGCATCGTTCTTGAAAAGAGAGGGCACAGAGTTCTCTCTGTGGCAGTGAACAACAAGACTGATCAGTTAGCTGTGCTTGTGGAAGATGTGATCTGTACCCCAAGTTCCTGCATCGATTATTCTACTCCATGTGAAGTAGAAGTGTATGGCAGTGATGGACACTTCCGTAACCGCTTTGGAAGAGAGCAACTAAAAGACGCAATTGACATCACAGCTACCAGTGATGGAGGTTTTATGGTGTTACAACGAAACTCTTGCATTTACGCTTTTAATGCAGATGGAAGCCACTATCATCAGTTCCGTGTAAGTGGGAACACTTCTCCTAGAGGAGCTGCACTATTCTGTTTTCCGCCAACGGATCATGTGTTCGTCGCCTCACTAAACGCGGAACATTGCCTACAAGTGTCCATACACAGCAAAGGTGGCACATTCGAACGCAACATATACATCCAACATAAGGAAAAAAGGGATGTGGTGTGTATCAGGGATGTGTGTGACGAAGGAGGCACGCATTGCTGTGGCCATTAATGACGCGCGTGGACACAAGCTACTTGTGGTTTGATGAAATGCGAGACTGAAATAGCCTAGCTCACAATATAATTCAATAACTGATAAAGATTGCTGACGGTTTATATTTCATATCTCGGACTCAAGTTTTGTATATAACTAAATACTTGTCACATTCAGGAGATAAAGTGACCACACTTTGCACAATTACACAAACCTCGATGTAACCTTCTTTAACTTTTGGAAATTACTCTACAGAACGGAATCTCTAAATGATAAGCATCAGTAGCAATTCATGTGACCAAGTAGAAGCTGGGATTTTCCCGCTTGAAAACCGAAACttgattgttttcaaataacTCCTATTTATAACTACGATTCTTAGAACGGCACTTTTCAGGACTTCTAGAAAGTTATCAAACCTGAAATTTGATGACATTTCAATGTTCAATTCACATTTGGGCAAACGAGGTTAATGGAGTTTGAAAAGGTTAGACACCAACAGTTAAGGATATTAATAGCAAACAAAGTAAACAGGAACACATATATTCTGAAACTTGCATTGAGTTGAAAGTTTCAAAGCGAAATCATCGCATGACTCTCTTTGGATAGGTTCGCTTCTTCTTTTCAATAAACTACTAAACTATGTAACGTAGGCTGTGACAGAGCAAACCGTTTACCTAATAACTCGGATACATCACTGTAGTTTTGGGCATACATGTTAGATATGGCAGTCTCGATTACGGGCTTTCTTGCCATAGTTATAGGCAATATAAGTATTAGAATCGGCGAGTCACAACTATGTGGTACAGTCACTTGTCTGTTTTTTCCTTCATCGCATAAGTTCACTTTCCGGTGTAACTATGTATTGTTGGAGATAAACAACCGAGTGACTGTCTTTGAAATCACTTAATAGTAATATGGTCAATTAAGTATCACTTTACAGTTGAAACATCTGCTGTTTATTGTTGTAAAGTTTATTAATTCTACAATAACAACTTTTAAGGCAGTCTAAGTGTCAGTTTGTAAATACACGTAGAGTGAGTTGTAAATACATGAAGCCTTTTCATTGTAATGCAACAATGAATAGACATTTCTGTGAAATGGATACGTTATTTACATCGTAACTACACGCAGGGTATAGCCTCGGGATTCGGGAACAGTAAACGTGTTACATCAAAGATGATAACAAATGCAAAGCACGAAGgagtatttttttcctttcagctgaGAGCAGAGCTTCTAACCTTAGAAATAAAGGTGCACGTATACACTTTATAGAGGTGTCCTTGCATGATTGGTTTTCATTGTAGAACCCACAAAAAGCAGCACCATTTCTTCAGAGGCATAGCGTTAGTTACCCTACGAGCAAAGCCTTGTTTGTCCTTCCGAGGAAAATCAGGTACCGTATAGATAtttttctgggagttaaagatcgaaggagattttgttcaagtaaaaaaaaaataaacaaaacaaacaaacaaacaaacaaaaaaatggtcacatttAACTGCGCCACTAAAGCTGTCTAAattcattcttaaaaaaaaaaaaacgaacgtCTGAACTGCATTTGACGTTGACAAAGGAAGGGCTGACAGATAAATcttaagaaaaaacagaaacctTAAGTGCTGATGAAATGGTAAGATCCCATTTACGGTCCCTCGTGGCCACAATATTGATGCTTacgaaaagacaaaaattgtaaGAACTGTTCACCCTACTTTAATCACCGATCAACCTGGATCCACACTTTAATGTACACCTTAGTAGTAAACCCTAACAAATTTCCTATGAAACTGGAAAGGCTGCCGTcttgtgaaatttttcttataGCAGtacaaatttggaaatatttcccTAAATGATTATCCTGGCTCGGCCTTGCTTAGTACCTCTTGGTAGAAACGGTTGTTTCATTGCCATAGGAATCAAAGAAGATCATTTTGTTAGCGCTGTCACAGTTCTATCAAAGAAGTCCGCCGGTGTGAATTTCATAAGAAGAGATTCCATCTTGGGTTTTTAGTTTGACCAAACTTCCCCTCGGTGGAACATCACTACTTTGAGTCCATTCAAATAACAAGCTGCCAAGAATACAAAGACGACATACATTAGCTTACAAAGGCGCTCAGAGAGAACGCACGGTGTTTACCGACAACAATACGGTAATTTGGTATATATCAACTGAATTAGCCACGGCAAAGAGTTTCAtagccgacgtttcgagcgttagcccttcgtcatacgctctgacaaagggctaacgcttgaaacgtcagctttgaaaccctttacggtgaccaatttactaTCAACTCaatgataatactaaatcaccTGTGTGtaatctcccaccgacgcaacaccacagtttctttagaaacttacccctttaataACTAGTAACAATAGCCTGACACAAGTTATTCGCCAAGTAGTGATAAATTCTAAAGATTTAGAAgtagaaaaaattattcttcgTCGTGGTACCACTTTTATcacaaataaattcaattcGGTTAtcgaaacagaaaaagtaaCATTTGCAGATTTACAGAAGCTATGTTCTTGTCTGTCCTGATCTAACGCGTTTTATCAAAAGATTGACGCGAAAattgtgtattttaaaaaaactctaataacaaaatcaaataatagACTTACTTTGCAACATATTCAAGGGGTGTCCATTGATTGAAGTCAGCATTAGGCATTCCCTTCCTGTTACCAGGTGTGTCTAATGTCATGCTGTTGTTAAGAGAAGATTAAGTCAGGTTGCTTCTGTAAGTCCAATGTAAACTGGTCAATGCTTAATACTGAACGCTACATAATAAATTGTGATGAGTTTTAGGGATTTCCAATGTGGAAGATATAAGAAAGAGTTCTATCTGAACTAGTGTCATGTTCTGGCTTTTGTTGGAACTAGGGTTTGACTAATAGAGTCTGGTGTAACAAGGAAAACATTCACAAGCTAAGAATAATAAAGGTATTGCATTGCCTGCCCTTCTAACCAATTCACAAAAAGTCAAGGACCAGCAAACAACACTCGCCTCCAAGTAATCTGACACATGTGTTCTGTTATCAGCACAGTGAACATATTCCCTTGTAGTTGGGTAAGAAATGTTTAGGTCCAGGACTACTAGACATTTAGGTCCTGAGCCAAGTGGGCTTTAAGACCCGCTACTGCTCAGGCCAGAGAGTGTACAACAAGTACATCCACTCCTCCTGGATGGGATGGTTGTCTATTGCAGACAATCCTGCCAACATATTGTCATTTTTACTTGAGCAGTATGATGAACAGCCCTAGGCAAGGAGCGGTGCTGTGCAAATAATCACAATGACCACTAGGTTCAATACCTTGAGCGATATGGCAGAGGTTCATGGTGCTACCAACTAGAAAAGACATGAAGTCTCCCACCAGCCCAGGAATGAGGGTAATCTTCAAAAACTAACACGATATCCACCCACTTACGGCAAGATATCTCAGAACAGAAGCATTGCTTGGCAGACCTCCTTTTCCTCATCAGCAAGGTCCTTTGACACGTTGATGCACAGCAGCCTTGGCCAATACCATAACCCAACAATTCCTGGTTAATTTATAATACATTATTGAGGTGTagacttttaaattttatcctGTTAGCTGAAttttttgcacaaaaaaaaaaagaatgacatACTGCTGTTAAGATACACTACAATGAATTCAGGAATCCATGAGTGGCTCCCTCCTTGAGTCCAGCAGGTGGCTGGGATGGGAGTGGGGGGAGGGATGGGTCAGCACTAATTTAGTGCAATGCCATCTGTAATAGCAAAGTTTCCTAAAAGtatctttttcaaaaagttccaATTAATACAAGATTATCAAAAGAAGCAGTTTTACCTGGTGTAGCCCCCAGAGAAGGCTGAGCTCCAGTCAACGTCAACATACCATTTCTGAAAttagggaaaaaataaattaaatggtTGAAATGCAAAACTACCGACCACCACTTTTTATGTCTTGTTAACTACTTTTCAATTGATTTGTAAGTTTTCATCAGTACAATGACCATAATCTTTAGATCTACTTGCCTCAAATTATTGAATAAATCCAATTTGTGATTCtatattttagttttgataACCACTGGTTGATCAGAGACTATCTGTTTATTATCAAATATCTCCCTCTTATTGATGATTATCCCCTTTTCCCAACTTAAATGAAGAGAGTGGTGTCAGTCAAAATTAATCACAAAAATGTGGAGACATGCACCTTGCTACTAGTGTTCATTTAGAGTTTAAcacagtaaataaataatttttttcttacttattCCATCTGATACAAAGAAGAACTACATAAATTTGGTAAGAGGAGCTAGTCAACTGTTATAAAATTAAGACTTAGTgccagaaaaaacaaaaaaacaaaaaaaaaacagagcgaCAGGAGAAAGGTTTTTTGCATacgttatttctcgaaaacgaagTGCAAACCAGCGAAAAAAAAGCCTTTCAATTATGTAAAAAGTATAGCATTTGCCATTTTGCAGAACGTTCACATACAGTCTGATACCTACTCTTTCAAATGCTTAGAAGCGATACTGGCAGAAATAAGAGAGGTCCAAACACTCTGCTTGAACATTAAGTCTGCATTCTTGACAACAGCTGATAAATGAAAAGCCACAAACAGTTAAGGAtaattacagcaaacaaactgGACAATACAATTTggtgaatgattttttttcagcacaAATGTTCTACCTATAACTGTGTTCAACCATGTTTAAGAGTTATTAATGGATAATCATACTTGAAAGAAGGCAGCCTTAGAATGGTCATTGTTTTGCTACAAAGGAATAACAGAGTTGATAATATACCACTAATCAATAACATTCTACTTGAGAAACAATGATCCAAATTGCATCAAACAGCAGGAACTGGCAAAGCCCTTGTGGCATGTGTCTGCATATGTAGATTTTACTTCACCTTTGCTTTTGGCACTGCCACCAGCCCAGCCTCCTGCAACACAGATTATTGCATCAAACTTGTTACCATCAAGGATCTCCTCAACCTTGGGCTGAATCTGCTCATcagtaatgataaaaaaaaaaaacaatggatgTCTTACTCTTATTGTTCTGTGCAAAAGCTGGTTATTTATTGTGACATTCAGCTTCAGATACTACCTCGTATTTCATCAAATGATTTAAGAAGCTCACTGGGAAGATGACCTAGTATCTTTAGCCACACAAAAGAAATAGAACAAGCACATAAAAGTGGCTAACTACTAATCATTCATGAATTACCAGCATCTGTAACTGTACATTGTGAGTAATATGTCGAAAGGCAACAGCTGACTCCAAAagtgttttgattttgattttgatgatgcAGAGTTAAATAACAGCCACAGGCAAGTATTTGATGTCAAAGAAACGATGATGGATGAATAACAAGCTGCTTGATCTTTAGAGTAAGGCACCTTAGTGTTTGTACTGTACATGGACAAACCCATTGCCACTAAAGGGTGGAGAATGTCACACAGGTATTTGGAAGAATGTTTTTATACTATGTTCTATTTTCATATTCTCAGGA from Pocillopora verrucosa isolate sample1 chromosome 1, ASM3666991v2, whole genome shotgun sequence includes:
- the LOC131774761 gene encoding LOW QUALITY PROTEIN: dihydropteridine reductase (The sequence of the model RefSeq protein was modified relative to this genomic sequence to represent the inferred CDS: deleted 1 base in 1 codon; substituted 2 bases at 2 genomic stop codons), whose translation is MAVARVLVYGGKGALGATCVTYFKSKDWWVASVDLFPNEEAHANVVVTKTDSWTEQNEEIQPKVEEILDGNKFDAIICVAGGWAGGSAKSKAVVKNADLMFKQSVWTSLISASIASKHLKENGMLTLTGAQPSLGATPGMLGYGLAKAAVHQRVKGPCXXGKGGLPSNASVLRYLAVSGMTLDTPGNRKGMPNADFNQWTPLEYVANLLFEWTQSSDVPPRGSLVKLKTQDGISSYEIHTGGLL